A single window of Nicotiana tomentosiformis chromosome 1, ASM39032v3, whole genome shotgun sequence DNA harbors:
- the LOC138891486 gene encoding uncharacterized protein: MVEKGCLAYLAYVRDPTTETLAIDLVPVVRKFFDMFPSDLPSMPPDRDIDFCIDLAPVVEIRRVNDRLMVIKPVVGGFTLNIISAYAPQAGLDEEVKRHFWEDLDEMVRGIPHTEKLFIGGDFNGYIGTTSRGYDDVHGGFGFGDRNGGGTYLLDFARAFDLVIANSSFPKKREHLVTFRSSVGETQIDYLLCKKSDRGLCTDCKVISSENLSTLHRLLVMDHEIMRKRRKRTMYSQHRINWGA; this comes from the exons atggtcgagaagggttgtttggcttatctagcttatgttcgggatccTACTACAGAGACTCTGGCAATTGATTTAGTTCCTGTGGTCCGGAAGTTCTTTGatatgtttccttctgatcttccaagcatgccaccagatcgtgatattgatttctgtattgatttggctccag TGGTGGAGATTAGGAGGGTGAATGACAGGCTGATGGTTATTAAGCCAGTTGTTGGAGGTTTTACTTTGAACATAATCAGTGCGTACGCACCCCAAGCAGGCTTGGATGAGGAAGTCAAGAGGCATTTCTgggaggatttggatgagatggtgcGTGGTATCCCGCATACCGAGAAGCTTTTCATAGGAGGCGATTTCAACGGCTACATTGGAACGACGTCTAGAGGATATGATGATGTGCATGGTGGCTTTGGTTTTGGAGATAGAAACGGAGGAGGAACGTATCTACTAGACTTTGCtagagcatttgatttggtgatagcaaactcgagtttcccgaagaagagggagcacttggtcaccttccggagttcggtgggcgagactcagattgattatttaCTCTGCAAGAAGTCTGATAGAGGTCTTTGCACGGATTGCAAGGTCATCTCGAGTGAGAACCTCTCAACCCTTCATAGGCTCCTGGTCATGGACCATGAGATCatgaggaagaggaggaagaggacgATGTATAGCCAACATAGGATCAATTGGGGAGCCTAG